ctctctcttctctccgaCGTCTTCCTCGTCATCCTCTGCTCTCTTGCCATCCTCGGTCTCCTCTTCCGTCACTTTAACATTTCGTATGCATTCTTTCCTCCtttaatttttctattttctctcttattttatatttatgATTTCCCCATTTCTTTTTAGGGTTCTACTTTCCCCCAAATCTTCGTTTGCTTCTATCGGTTTCAAAATTGAATCTGGGTTTATCTTTCAGTTTTTTTACTATAATTATATGggattttctttgtttttttgggtttttgatgaattttgaatttagtAATCGGTGTttttgatatgatatgcattGGAATTATTGGAGAAATATAGAGTAATTAAATTATGTTTATTGGGTATGGATTGGGTTTCATTTTGCTGGGGTTACGAAAAGAATGATTGTATTTGGTTGTGATTGAATATGCAGGGCACCTGTGGATCCATTAGAATGGCAGATTTCACAAGATACTGCTAACAACATTTTCGCCTGTTTGGCTAATACTGTTGGAGCTGCTGAGTCTGTTCTTCGAGTTGCGGCTACCGGTCACGATAAGAGGCTCTTTGTTAGGGTATACTCCATCACTTTAGCCATCACTAATAACTCTTCTTGGTTCTGCTGAATTACATTGATGTGCATTGTAATATTGTACGAGGCTATTTGTTAGGCTACATCACTAATACCTCTTCATGATTTTGCTGATTTACATTGATGTGCATATTTAGAGTATAAGGCTATTTGTTAGGGAGTATGCAACAGTGGGGATGAGTATCAAAGTCAAGTGTAGACAGAAAAGTTTGACATAATTAACGGTAATTGACTAATTGCGTTCTCATTAAAGTGACTCTAATCATCTATGATGCAAACCTTATGACAGAAATTTCATGATATTTGTGAATTTTACTCATTGAACATGCTTGTCTCGTTGTGTTCGAAATTATTGTCATAGCTGAATTGTGATGGAAGCTATGTTTTCAAGCTGCTCTAATTAGTATTTTGTGTAATGGCCCAAgcattgtttatgatttgatgTGGATGTATAGAAGAAGATTTTGGTGTCTCAGATTGATGTTTCATTCTCGTTTTGTATGTTTTGCAGGTTGTTATCTGCCTCTATTTGCTGTCTGTTCTTGGAAGGATCGTCTCTGGGGTGACAGTTGCTTATGCTGGTACCTTCGTTTACCTTTTCCCTTCTGTATTACGTGCTTCAGTTGGTTACGATGATCAGAGTTAATGGTGATTCTTTGTGGCCAGTTAAGAGTGTGTGTGCCTTATTTTGCTGTTTTCCATCAAAAAGTAATAAGTTTCTTAATGCATTCATATTGCTGTTTAAATCGATTAGATCATGGTTGTACTTTTCAGCTACATTATGAAACGTAGATCCCGGTAATTAGGGAAATATTTTTGCAGACCGTATGGTGTTTGTGGTCTCTTTCTCACTTGTGGCATGGGAACATCTTTGAGTAGCCTTTCATCATGCATTCTTAATTCCCTCGATTGAAGTTTCATTCTCCAGGATCTGCATTCACTTGGATTCCATACTTCTTTAACAGTTAAATCTTTAGGTTCATGTTGAAGACTTTTAAAAGGTTTTCAGGACTAGAATGtgtgcttgtttgtttgtttgaacaTGATTTCGCACCATACTAGCTAAATTCAGCATACAGTTCCATATCACCCCTTTAATCTGTATTCTATGTGCAGAAGGATTTCTGTGCATGGTGTCCAACTACTTTTTTTTCCTCTGTCATCCCTTTTTATGCTCTTCCCTATTGCTTATATTTACCAATCCAGTGCTTGAAATACAAGTATCTAAACTACTGGTCACAATTACCATTTTATTTGTACTAGTTACACCCAGATTTAAGTATATCAAAAACATCACTTGTATTTGAGTACTTGACTAACTTATGGTGCTGTTTTCACTCAGGTTTGTGCTTAATTTGTCTCTACATGTTTGTGGAGAGCTCACTGCCACTCAGTAGTCGACTATCTCAGTATTTAGCAAGAAGAGAGAATGCAGTAGAAGCACAAGATTAATGTACACAGCAGTCATCGTGCCCTCTGCCATACTTgtacatgaaaatcaaattagttGTAGCGTCTACTCGTGTTTTGTAGCTATCATTTAATTTTAGATGTATGTGTTTCAATTTGATATACGATAGTCATTGGTAAATTGAACAGATTTATGAGAAAACAAATCAACGAGTGTTGTTACATGGTCTCAAGAAGCTTGCGCTGAATTGTAATTTTTGGAGGAGTTTGTGGATTTGTATGTGTTCTTAAAATTTTCCAGCCAGAAACTTGTTGATATTTGGCAATCTTCTTAACTTTTCTAATGCTGcgactagacctgtcaaaatcgtACAGACCCGGAAACCAACCCAAACCCGGCCCGAAAGTACTGGTCTTAATCGAGATTTTGTGATCCATAACTGAATTTTATCCGAACTCGAggaacccgaaaagtaatggatCAAAATCCGATCACCCATTTTttacccgaccgattgaaaatcattgtatttatagtaataaatgaggttATAAGGAattttaagcatattaaacacGCTCTTATTATTTGTTGggatcattgtatttatagtaataaatgaagTTATAAGGAattttaagcatattaaacacGCTCTTATTATTTGTTGGGTGTAATATGATTCTAATTATtatgtcatttcatggttgaatttgactattaATAAACTTATGTAGAAAAAATTGTAATTTTGTGCCTGTATTATGTatataaattaatgaaaatataatacgcATTTCAAAGTCTCTCAACCCGTTGAgttaacccgaacccgaaagttataggtcttgaacaagcatttacAACCCTGAACCCGAAGTGACCGACCCAATTTGACCCGAACCcacaaataattttttacaacccaacCCGACCAACCCGTTTGTCAGATCTAGATACGACCCTGAACTACATTGTTTAATGATGTTAACGAAAGTGATGAACAAATTAAAGGCAGAGAAATTTAAGTAGGCGGAAAGTTTATTGTCAATAACCAGACA
This sequence is a window from Spinacia oleracea cultivar Varoflay chromosome 1, BTI_SOV_V1, whole genome shotgun sequence. Protein-coding genes within it:
- the LOC110785529 gene encoding reticulon-like protein B23; the encoded protein is MEDDAQQQQEQEQAQRQGGKAMVMLISGTLVYYHCSFRNSSFLSLLSDVFLVILCSLAILGLLFRHFNISAPVDPLEWQISQDTANNIFACLANTVGAAESVLRVAATGHDKRLFVRVVICLYLLSVLGRIVSGVTVAYAGLCLICLYMFVESSLPLSSRLSQYLARRENAVEAQD